A region of the Salvia splendens isolate huo1 chromosome 11, SspV2, whole genome shotgun sequence genome:
gccaaaggcgggcgcaacaaAATCACTCCTCAcccgagttcccagggggtccattcgacatcccccctcggcaggtctaccgaggagctcaaattcttcgcgcgccaacaaacgcgcgctcaaatggtgaagaccttagccgacttccaagcggcggtggaccctgaggtgaaggattttcttcgtgtattgctccagagccagcgtgaagaattggaggcgatgaggagggacaccgacgggaatagccgcggcgtaggtggcgacggaggcggcggcgacgacggtgaagaagcgctgggcgacgacggagacgaggacggcggcgaggagtgattttgttttacttttttaaattaatgcactttttaatttttgtacttttttaaaaattattgtactttttttttaaaattaatgtactttttaagttttaatattattattcgaattttccgtatttatttcgtaaattaaatttcgtatgttgatacgagtgtaaattaaattatataattgttattagtgatgtggataggtagtgtgaaggctatgtgaggactatttgatgtccagttgatgtggcaagctgatgtggcaggagaattgtagtgctgatgatgtggcagtgtgaaggctatgtgagagctatttgacgtccagtcttactaGAGATGCTTAGACTATGAACTTGCTATTCAAATTTGCAGTGGTGTGGCAACAGAGAACAATGACGGTATAGTGTCAAACATCACCATCAGCCGAGACAATCCGGCAAAGgaggttttattttatttattatcgAGATCGTAATAATCAATTTTACTGTGATGATAATATATGATCTCGATAATATATGATATTACAacgaaaaaaatcaaatttaaacaaCATTTCTCTCTACCAACATTAGATTTGGAATTTTGAATAAAATGGCCAACTTGTtctttttttcaatattttcggCTATTTGGgtacaataattaattattactacttCTTACTCGtccaaatgtttttattttatcatcctTAATTGCAATAATGCGCCTTAATATGAACATAGAAAACGGTTGGTTTGCTGATGAgttaattaattagtagtatGTTGTTAATTTCTAGCCAAGTTCACAGCACTATTGTTAATGTCTATATTAATTGAATTGATTTTGTGATCGTAACATTGACCGTGTTTATGAGATTACGGTACCACAATATATTAAATGAACCAATCAGCAATTGTCTCATTAATATTCTTTCCCACCAATAAGTTTAGATGTGAAAACCATTAAATTAACTATTTAtcctaataaaaaattaactataaacatataaaatgtgagtttttaaaattttttggtGTTCATATCATGTCTATGACATAATCCCAAAGACTATATTATTTATCAAACATTATCGATCTTAATTTTAGCTTATCTTATTCACACTCTTAATTTTAGCTTATCTTATTcgggaaatgaaaaaattgttGTCGATCTTGAGTAGCTTTTCTAAATAGTAGGCTTAGCTAGGAAGCTTTAACATAGATTAATAAGTTTTCATATGTCCGAAAATAttagtttttagttttaattcgaacaaaataatttaaaagcaTTTATGTAAATTCAATTTGATTGAGTATATTAAGTTTGAAAAGTTTTAATATTTCTAAAATACCAATGGATTTGGGCTTTAAGTGAATGAATAACTTGGGCCTTAAAATTCTAAACTGCTCAATTATCCAGTCCATTTTCTTCAGAAATATCTCGTCAGTCCTCATTGTGAACAGAACAACTCGAAACCCATTCAATCAACTCCAAGTGCAACTACTAAATAATTTTCcacattttaataaaaaataattgattgTACTAATTTTTATATGTGTTTtagtttatattattattattattattatttaataataataataatattattattattataattattatattatacttaattgaattcaaaatttatatgATAAGAATTATTCAAAAGTTAAAGAAGTGAATGATATGATGGACATTAATTCGCTGTATAGAATTAGATATTCCATAATTAGCACTTAGCAGTTAGAACTTTTGCAATTTTTTAGTCTGTGTGTTCGAGATAAtgtgaattaaaaatgaatcaaacggattttatataaaataattatactactaataaataTGCTTTTTTTAGGATCAGGGTTTATGCTGATTGGATTATAGCCAAATTGGAAGaagatttttaatttattaacgTATTTTATATTAGTagttattttacttattttaataGGTAGATGTTAAGAATagctaaaaaaaatattgttcaaaattaattaaaaataaattaatgacaATTGACAGAAATAATTTAGTCGCATATGTTTTTATGGGGTAAATTCGCAATACGAATCGGGTCGGGTGAAATCACAAGTTAAAAGGGAAAGTAGAGAGCGAAACGGCGGCGTCTGAATCTGATACTGACAATGTCGACTCCCGGTCAAGAGGAAGACAAGAAGCCTGGTGGTGATCAAGCCGGACACATCAACCTCAAAGTCAAAGGCCAGGTTCATCTCTTCTATCTATTTTCCATTATAACTttatgatttgattttgattcttcTTATTATAGTTTTGATTTCGTTGTTTGCTCTAGGGTTTTGAATTTCACTCTACTTTGatattttttaccttttttgtgTGAATCTTTTCTTTCTGGCTGCTTGTTTACCGATTCATAACTATGATCCATGGTGATTGGGCGAAATTGCGTTGATGAAGGTTTAGATATTCCTTTTTATGTTTTAAGGTAAAAAGGGAAAGAATTTTCTGAAAGCATATATCAAACACAAATGGCTAACTTGAGAAGATAAGTGtttttttttcaccttttttatACTGGAATTTTGTTTCTCTCTCGCTTATGTAGGTGTTGTTTTACATCATAGGATTTGATTGTGGGTAGTGGGTGAAATTTTCTATCGGAAGGATAGATCTGAAACTAATGATCTCTATAGGTTGTGGCAGTAATTGTTTTGAGGTTTTAAATCTTCTGTGTTGGATTATGGTACACATGTGTAAAATATTTGGCcaatatgtgtttttgttggACTCATTCCTTTTTCGAAGCATGTTACTGTTATAACTTTGCTAATTCGGCTTGTGTAGGATGGGAATGAGGTATTTTTCAGAATCAAACGAAGCACGCAGCTGAAGAAGCTTATGAATGCTTATTGTGACCGGCAATCAGTGGAGTTTAGCTCCATTGCCTTTCTGTTTGATGGGCGTCGCCTCCGGGCCGAGCAGACTCCGGATGAGGTCTTATTTTCTTGATTCAGATCTCCTTTTCTGTCCAAACTAACACGTGTATTGTTAATTTGGCCAATTTGTGTTTTTGTTGGACTCATTCCTTTTTCGAAGCATGTTACTGTTATAACTTTCCTTTTTCGAagttttcttgttttctttgGAGTCTTGACTTTTAGTTCTTGTGCCTTTGCAGCTGGAGATGGAGGATGGTGATGAGATAGATGCTATGTTACACCAGACTGGAGGTGCATTTGCTTAGATGAGTATGGTGCTTGGATATGTAATATGAATTAACCCTAGTTACTGAATCACTTGAGACTTTATCAGGACGTATATGTTTACATTTTCTGTTATATAACTTGATAGATTGAGTATGCTTTATGCTATCTGTTTCCCCTCGTTTAATCTCTCTATAGCTTTCGATGATAAGAAATATTGAGTTACTATCTGGTTGATGGGAGTCTGGCCAACAGTAAGCATTCCTTTGGTAGTTAGATATACATTATTCAAAGATTTGTAGGAGTATGTAATTTGTGTCTGGAAAAGAGGTAAAAGAATTAGATGGGTAGTGGACTAGTGGCTCTATTGTAGCTTTGAAAAGCAGCAACTTTTCGAATGTTTCCCTAATCAGATCCTGGTTAGTCCTTCTTTGGTAGACAACTATGGGCCCATTCGGATAGATAGATTTGAGCCCAAAGATGATTAAGCCCATGTTTGGATGGATTGTCCCGCGACTCTCAGTCTCCGTCTCCCCCTCTGAAAGGCCGTGATTAACATTTCTTCCTTTTCTagcttttgctttttttttttcaaaatcaatTTATGCTATTACCCAATTTTGCAAGAAGTATCATTTGGGTATTTCAACAAtgtgaagagatgagaagaaaaccAAATTCCAAAATTGGTAATTTTAATGTCCTCATATCCATCAGTTGTGTTGATTGAAAGGAGAGGATGAATTAACTTTTCATGGGTAGGAATTTGGGTTAATGTTCTAATTTGTTGATCGCTATTGTTTTGTAGAATTTAGGGTTTTAGTTGGTCGGAAAGTAGCATGATTTCGTTTTGCAAATATTAATCTGTGGTTAATCTTCTGTAAAATCagctataaatttttttattatttcaaaattgtcCCAAAATTGATGTATGAGATAAAGTCACATTGTTTCAGATATAACATTGTAGTTTTAATCAACACTTCAAAAAAATGAAGTCATTTTCCGAAACAAATCGTTTTATTATCCAATCATgttaatttgtaatgttattgTCAATTTTTCACTGTTGTGggacaataaaaaaaagttgaaattttttatattcaAGCTTCGAAAGTCATAGACCAAGGTCAACGAAAGTTACAATTTAAATGATGATCatccttatttttatatatatagaggtgtgatccgTGTCTAACTTTCTTAATTTGCTAACTCTGTTAATTCATCAatacagtgtattaaaaatatcaacacgataATATTGAAATGCTAACATAAActtaattgatattttaatacactgtgttgacattgataATTTAATGCATCTGAGCTTGGTTTTTTTATTGATCAAAATGACGTGTACCAAAACACTCATTTTAACCTTGTTTTCTGTTTTATTAAAAACCACACGTTTACTCTCGTTGCAAGGTTTCCAcctggaaaaaaaaattggtgctTGTATATTTGGCCTAGAAAGGAGTAATAGTTATATTATCTGCAATTTTGCATTCATTGTGTTCAATCTTTTGGATGATGTTACCTAGTtaatatattagtagtattatgtttttattttttaatgtaatataatttctcCAAATTCAGTGTTat
Encoded here:
- the LOC121753802 gene encoding small ubiquitin-related modifier 2-like, with product MSTPGQEEDKKPGGDQAGHINLKVKGQDGNEVFFRIKRSTQLKKLMNAYCDRQSVEFSSIAFLFDGRRLRAEQTPDELEMEDGDEIDAMLHQTGGAFA